The Borrelia duttonii Ly genome segment ACCTTCCTTTGTATTTTAAATAATTATAATAAATTACTTAATTGTATCTATTATAGCTATAATCCTATTAGATACTGCCTTCATTCCAGGAATTTTAACTTTAATAATATCTTTATATTTTTTCTCAATATGCTCTATCAATTTCTTACTATCAGAACTAATTCCATCTGTCTTAGCTTTATAAGATGCAATAAGACTATCTACAGCTTTCCTCCAATTTAATTTCTGTAATTGAATTTCCTCAAGCTTGGACTTAATTTCTCGTAAATCAACAAGACTTAATTTATCAAGTTGCTCCCTATTCTTTTCTAATTTATTAATTATTCTCTCAAAACCAAACTGAAGATCTACTACTACAGCATTCATTATATCTTGAATCCATGTACCCTTGTTTGTATTATCCGATTCTACTTTTTTAAGAATTTCTGCAAAATCTTCTATTCTTTCTTTATTGTATAACAAAGAGGAATAAAATAATCGTCTTACTTCCTTATTATCATCATGATCTAATGTCTTACCATTAACCTCATTTAACACGAATTTAAACACTTCATCTTTCATACCATATTGATTTGCATCCTCAACTTCATCCTTATCTTGATTTAATAATCCCATAACA includes the following:
- a CDS encoding complement regulator-acquiring protein, encoding MRKNLFILLVLGLASCNLDSKLLDNKGRPDNFLKDVVNNVQDVVNDVQGDEPIKKDFVDKVSVKKVVGGDSVIKDEKGELISALINDINSVMGLLNQDKDEVEDANQYGMKDEVFKFVLNEVNGKTLDHDDNKEVRRLFYSSLLYNKERIEDFAEILKKVESDNTNKGTWIQDIMNAVVVDLQFGFERIINKLEKNREQLDKLSLVDLREIKSKLEEIQLQKLNWRKAVDSLIASYKAKTDGISSDSKKLIEHIEKKYKDIIKVKIPGMKAVSNRIIAIIDTIK